The following are encoded together in the Bradymonas sediminis genome:
- a CDS encoding ATP synthase F0 subunit C, whose amino-acid sequence MLSKNQVIAFVSTFAVIALTSSTAFAQDAAASANIYSMFSMMAIAAGFGIGLAAFGGALAQAKAAAAALEGIARNPGAADKLFTPLILGLALIESLVIYAFVITILITLQIDASGLLTAAVGG is encoded by the coding sequence ATGTTGTCCAAGAATCAGGTTATCGCTTTCGTGAGCACGTTCGCAGTCATCGCCCTTACCAGCAGCACCGCATTCGCTCAGGATGCCGCCGCTTCCGCCAACATCTACTCGATGTTCTCGATGATGGCGATCGCTGCAGGCTTCGGTATCGGCCTCGCCGCTTTCGGTGGCGCGCTCGCTCAGGCTAAAGCCGCTGCTGCCGCTCTCGAAGGTATCGCTCGCAACCCGGGTGCTGCTGACAAGCTCTTCACCCCCCTCATTCTCGGCCTGGCTCTCATCGAGTCGCTGGTCATCTACGCGTTCGTTATCACGATTCTGATCACGCTTCAGATCGATGCTTCCGGCCTGCTTACCGCTGCTGTCGGTGGCTGA